The following proteins come from a genomic window of Anaerobutyricum hallii:
- a CDS encoding IS3 family transposase, producing the protein MTTKEIPASVGARLLDINRTSIYYKGAPISDEELACKEIIDHLHTDNPTWGARQMSAQLKTRGYQVGRRKARRYMNEMDIYPIYPKMNLSKRMQQAKVCPYLLRNAVIDKPNQAWSIDITYIPIKRGFLYLTAVIDWYSRCIVGWEVDDTLDTRMVISALKKAFKVAKPQILNSDQGCQFTSQQYIDFVKENGIRQSMDGKSRWADNIMIERWFRSFKYEEAYLTQYNNIREARAAIRQYIHTYNFERRHSALDYQTPAECYYPAMLMPYVA; encoded by the coding sequence TTGACGACTAAGGAAATTCCGGCTTCTGTTGGCGCCAGGTTGCTTGACATCAACCGTACAAGCATTTATTACAAGGGTGCCCCTATTTCAGATGAGGAACTGGCCTGCAAAGAGATCATTGATCATCTCCATACAGATAATCCCACTTGGGGCGCAAGACAAATGTCTGCACAGTTAAAAACCCGTGGTTACCAGGTTGGACGCCGCAAGGCAAGACGCTACATGAATGAGATGGATATTTACCCGATTTATCCAAAGATGAATCTTTCCAAGCGAATGCAGCAGGCGAAAGTATGTCCATATCTTCTTCGTAATGCGGTCATAGACAAACCAAATCAGGCATGGTCTATTGACATTACATATATTCCGATCAAGCGCGGATTTCTGTATCTGACAGCCGTGATCGACTGGTATAGCCGTTGTATTGTCGGCTGGGAAGTGGATGACACACTTGATACCAGAATGGTTATCAGTGCCCTGAAAAAAGCTTTCAAAGTGGCAAAACCTCAGATCTTGAATTCAGATCAGGGTTGTCAGTTTACAAGTCAGCAATACATTGACTTTGTAAAGGAAAACGGTATCCGCCAGAGTATGGATGGAAAAAGCCGCTGGGCAGACAACATCATGATTGAGCGCTGGTTCCGCAGCTTCAAGTATGAGGAAGCCTATCTGACACAGTACAACAACATCAGGGAAGCAAGGGCTGCTATCAGACAGTATATCCACACCTACAACTTTGAGCGACGCCATTCTGCACTTGATTACCAAACACCGGCTGAATGCTACTATCCGGCAATGTTGATGCCATATGTAGCTTAG
- a CDS encoding transposase, producing the protein MSRQRRNFNAKFKSDLVIELLKGEKDLNTLATENNIQPNLLRNWKKEFLNNASVVFDDKREENLKEKLAEERKEKAEYAKKVGQLTMQVDWLKKKSEEICGPDYESKFSPKPFDD; encoded by the coding sequence ATGTCCAGACAAAGAAGAAATTTTAATGCCAAATTCAAATCAGACCTTGTAATTGAGCTGCTTAAGGGTGAGAAAGATCTCAATACCCTTGCAACTGAAAATAACATCCAACCAAATCTGCTCCGCAACTGGAAAAAAGAGTTCTTGAACAATGCTTCGGTTGTGTTCGACGACAAGCGTGAGGAAAACCTCAAAGAAAAGCTTGCCGAAGAGCGTAAGGAGAAAGCGGAGTATGCCAAAAAGGTTGGTCAGTTAACCATGCAGGTTGACTGGCTCAAAAAAAAATCTGAAGAAATTTGTGGACCTGACTACGAGAGTAAGTTTAGTCCAAAACCTTTTGACGACTAA
- a CDS encoding ACT domain-containing protein, protein MKIKAIDGDFSVCKVKDYSKVNLDTEFCFTGRTNEEKSLVCLTKDVPENTIEREDGWKAFRIEGILDFSLIGILSKISALLAENAIGIFAISTYNTDYILIKEENYTKAKKFLIQ, encoded by the coding sequence ATAAAGATAAAAGCAATAGACGGAGATTTTTCTGTATGTAAAGTAAAAGATTACTCAAAAGTAAATCTTGATACCGAATTTTGCTTTACAGGGAGAACAAACGAAGAAAAATCGTTAGTCTGTTTAACAAAAGATGTACCAGAGAATACAATAGAAAGAGAAGACGGGTGGAAAGCATTTCGCATAGAAGGAATTCTCGATTTTTCCCTAATAGGAATCCTCTCCAAAATCTCAGCACTTCTCGCAGAAAATGCAATAGGAATCTTCGCAATCTCTACCTATAATACAGACTATATCCTCATCAAAGAAGAGAATTACACTAAAGCGAAGAAGTTTTTAATTCAGTAG
- a CDS encoding DUF3990 domain-containing protein, with translation MILYHASKEIVQFPEIRKARYTKDFSWGFYCTNNLRQAIRWANRGPGEPIINYYNYEPNENLNILKFPELSDDWLDFIAKCRNGKIHSFDIVEGPMANDTIWNYVNDYLSGRITRKQFWVLAEFKYPTHQISFHTLSALDCLTFERSEIIYDPKRTK, from the coding sequence ATGATATTATATCACGCTAGTAAAGAAATCGTACAGTTTCCTGAAATTCGAAAAGCACGATATACGAAAGACTTTTCCTGGGGATTTTATTGTACTAATAATTTAAGGCAGGCAATACGATGGGCCAATCGAGGTCCAGGAGAACCTATAATAAATTATTATAATTATGAACCAAATGAAAATTTAAACATTTTAAAATTCCCTGAATTATCAGATGACTGGTTAGATTTTATAGCAAAATGCAGAAATGGAAAAATTCATTCTTTTGATATCGTAGAAGGTCCCATGGCAAATGACACCATCTGGAACTATGTAAATGATTATTTGTCTGGAAGAATCACACGTAAGCAGTTTTGGGTATTAGCGGAATTCAAATATCCTACACATCAAATAAGTTTCCACACGCTTTCTGCATTAGACTGTCTGACTTTCGAAAGGAGTGAAATCATTTATGACCCCAAAAGAACAAAATGA
- a CDS encoding transketolase family protein, with the protein MSEVKKIATRESYGNALIELGKEHENLVVLDADLAAATKTGMFKKVFPERHIDCGIAECNMVGIAAGLATTGMVPFASTFAMFAAGRAFEQIRNSVGYPHLNVKIGATHAGISVGEDGATHQCNEDIALMRTIPGMTIINPSDDVEAKAAVRAAYELDGPVYLRFGRLAVPVINDNDDYKFEIGKGVVLREGKDVTIVATGLCVSSALEVADMLAEDGVEAKVINIHTIKPIDADLLVEAAKETGKVVTVEEHSVIGGLGGAVCEVLSEKYPVPVKRIGVNDVYGESGPAVKLIEKYGLDGKGVYASVKEFVK; encoded by the coding sequence ATGTCAGAAGTAAAGAAGATCGCTACCAGAGAAAGCTATGGAAATGCGTTAATTGAATTAGGAAAAGAACACGAGAACCTTGTAGTTTTAGATGCGGACCTTGCAGCTGCTACAAAGACAGGAATGTTTAAAAAAGTTTTCCCGGAACGTCATATTGACTGCGGTATCGCAGAATGTAATATGGTAGGAATCGCAGCAGGTCTTGCAACAACAGGAATGGTTCCTTTCGCAAGTACATTTGCCATGTTCGCAGCAGGACGTGCATTTGAGCAGATTCGTAACTCTGTTGGATATCCACATCTCAACGTAAAGATTGGCGCAACGCATGCCGGTATTTCCGTTGGTGAAGACGGAGCAACACATCAGTGTAACGAAGATATCGCATTAATGCGTACAATCCCTGGAATGACAATCATTAATCCTTCCGATGATGTAGAAGCAAAGGCAGCAGTACGTGCCGCTTATGAATTAGACGGACCTGTATATTTAAGATTTGGTCGTCTTGCTGTACCAGTAATCAACGACAACGATGATTATAAATTTGAGATCGGTAAAGGAGTTGTATTAAGAGAAGGTAAAGATGTTACAATCGTAGCAACAGGTCTTTGCGTAAGCTCTGCATTAGAAGTAGCAGACATGCTTGCTGAAGATGGCGTTGAAGCAAAAGTAATCAACATCCATACGATCAAACCAATTGATGCAGACCTCCTTGTAGAAGCAGCCAAAGAAACAGGTAAAGTTGTTACAGTAGAAGAACATTCCGTAATCGGTGGACTTGGCGGAGCAGTATGTGAAGTACTTTCCGAAAAATATCCGGTACCTGTTAAGAGAATTGGTGTGAACGATGTTTACGGAGAATCCGGTCCTGCAGTGAAGCTTATTGAGAAATACGGCTTAGACGGCAAGGGCGTATATGCTTCTGTAAAAGAATTTGTTAAATAA
- a CDS encoding transketolase, which yields MNKLELQKVANEVRKGIITGVHAAKAGHPGGSLSAADLFTYLYFEEMNVDPKNPQDPDRDRFVLSKGHTAPGLYAALANKGYFPVEDLLTLRHIGSHLQGHPCMQHTPGLDMSSGSLGQGISAAVGMALSAKLREKSYRVYTLLGDGEIQEGQVWEAAMFAGARHLDNLVVIVDNNGLQIDGKVEDVCSPYPIDKKFEAFNFHVINVADGNDFDLLDAAFKEAREVKGMPVAIIMKTVKGKGVSFMENQASWHGTAPNDEQYAVAMEDLKKVEEALCQK from the coding sequence ATGAATAAATTAGAACTTCAGAAAGTGGCAAATGAAGTGAGAAAAGGAATTATCACAGGTGTTCATGCAGCAAAAGCAGGACATCCGGGTGGTTCTTTATCCGCAGCAGATCTTTTTACATATTTATACTTTGAGGAGATGAATGTAGATCCGAAGAATCCTCAGGATCCGGACAGAGACCGTTTCGTATTATCAAAAGGCCACACAGCGCCAGGTTTATACGCAGCGTTAGCTAATAAGGGATATTTCCCAGTAGAAGACTTACTTACATTAAGACATATCGGTTCCCACCTTCAGGGACATCCATGTATGCAGCACACTCCAGGACTTGATATGTCCTCAGGTTCTCTTGGACAGGGAATCTCCGCTGCAGTTGGAATGGCTCTTTCAGCGAAGTTAAGAGAGAAATCTTATCGTGTTTACACACTTCTTGGAGACGGTGAAATCCAGGAAGGACAGGTTTGGGAAGCTGCAATGTTTGCAGGAGCAAGACATCTTGATAACTTAGTAGTGATCGTAGATAACAACGGATTACAGATTGATGGTAAAGTTGAAGATGTATGTTCTCCATATCCGATCGATAAGAAGTTTGAAGCATTTAACTTCCACGTAATTAATGTAGCAGATGGTAATGATTTTGATCTGTTAGATGCAGCATTTAAAGAAGCAAGAGAAGTAAAGGGAATGCCTGTAGCAATCATTATGAAGACTGTAAAGGGTAAAGGAGTTTCCTTTATGGAGAATCAGGCATCCTGGCATGGTACTGCACCAAACGATGAACAGTATGCTGTAGCCATGGAAGATTTAAAGAAAGTGGAGGAAGCATTATGTCAGAAGTAA
- the nifU gene encoding Fe-S cluster assembly scaffold protein NifU encodes MLYSEKVMDHFRNPRNLGKMDDADGIGEVGNAKCGDIMKMYIKVKDGIIEDVKFNTFGCGSAIASSSMATEMIKGKSIDDALELSNKAVVEALDGLPTHKIHCSVLAEEAVKAAVKDYYDKNGIAYDKEKFAPGSCPTCGE; translated from the coding sequence ATGTTATATAGTGAAAAAGTAATGGATCATTTCCGCAATCCAAGAAACTTAGGAAAGATGGACGATGCAGATGGCATCGGAGAAGTAGGTAATGCAAAGTGTGGTGACATCATGAAGATGTACATTAAAGTAAAAGACGGAATTATTGAAGATGTAAAGTTTAACACATTTGGATGTGGTTCTGCTATCGCCAGCAGTTCTATGGCAACAGAAATGATTAAAGGAAAATCTATTGATGATGCCTTAGAATTATCTAATAAAGCAGTAGTTGAGGCGCTTGATGGACTGCCAACACATAAGATTCACTGTTCTGTATTAGCAGAAGAAGCTGTAAAAGCAGCAGTAAAAGACTACTATGATAAGAACGGAATTGCGTACGATAAAGAAAAATTTGCACCAGGCTCCTGTCCAACATGTGGAGAGTAA
- the nifS gene encoding cysteine desulfurase NifS: MYIYADNAGTTKMSPVAIDAMTKCMNEVFGNPSSLHSTGQRAAEVLQKAREDVAEALGADFNEIYFTSGGSEADNQAIRSAALFGAKKGKKHLISTKIEHHAVLHTLKKLEREGFEVTLLDVGADGIVDPADVEKAIREDTALVTIMYANNEIGTLQPIDEIAKICKEKKVTFHTDAVQAVGHVPVNVHAQNIDMLSLSGHKFHGPKGTGVLYVRKGVPLFNLIEGGAQERGRRAGTENIPAIVGMAAALKEAVANMDENMVKIAAMRDRLIEGLSTIEHSRLNGDAKKRLPGNVNFCFEGIEGESLLLLLDEKGIEASSGSACTSGSLDPSHVLLAIGLPHEVAHGSLRLTLCEENTPEQIEYIIKEVPGIVSYLRDISPIWEELEKGEKKHVI, translated from the coding sequence ATGTATATTTATGCAGATAATGCAGGAACTACAAAGATGAGTCCTGTTGCGATAGATGCGATGACAAAGTGCATGAATGAGGTTTTTGGAAACCCATCCAGCCTGCATTCTACGGGACAGCGTGCTGCTGAAGTACTTCAGAAAGCAAGAGAGGACGTTGCAGAAGCTTTAGGAGCAGATTTTAATGAGATTTATTTTACTTCCGGCGGAAGTGAAGCAGATAACCAGGCAATCCGTTCAGCAGCTCTTTTTGGAGCGAAGAAGGGAAAGAAGCATCTTATCTCCACGAAGATTGAACATCATGCGGTTCTTCATACTCTTAAGAAGTTAGAGAGAGAAGGCTTTGAAGTCACATTATTAGATGTTGGAGCAGATGGAATTGTTGATCCTGCAGATGTGGAGAAGGCAATTCGTGAAGATACAGCATTAGTTACTATTATGTATGCGAACAATGAGATTGGTACATTACAGCCAATTGATGAAATCGCAAAGATTTGTAAAGAGAAAAAAGTAACATTCCATACAGATGCAGTGCAGGCAGTTGGACACGTTCCAGTGAACGTACATGCACAGAATATTGATATGTTGTCTTTATCCGGACATAAGTTCCATGGCCCAAAGGGAACCGGTGTTCTTTATGTCAGAAAAGGTGTTCCACTGTTTAACTTGATCGAAGGTGGCGCACAGGAAAGAGGACGAAGAGCCGGTACAGAGAATATTCCAGCTATCGTTGGTATGGCGGCAGCATTAAAAGAAGCTGTTGCAAATATGGACGAGAACATGGTTAAGATAGCAGCAATGAGAGACCGTCTGATTGAGGGACTTTCTACTATTGAACATTCTCGTTTAAACGGTGATGCAAAGAAAAGACTTCCGGGTAACGTAAACTTCTGTTTTGAAGGAATTGAGGGAGAATCTCTTTTATTATTACTCGATGAAAAAGGAATCGAGGCATCTTCAGGAAGTGCCTGCACATCAGGTTCTCTTGATCCAAGCCACGTATTATTAGCAATCGGACTGCCTCATGAAGTGGCACATGGTTCACTTCGTCTTACATTATGTGAAGAGAATACACCGGAACAGATCGAATATATCATTAAAGAAGTACCAGGAATCGTTTCTTATTTAAGAGACATTTCACCAATCTGGGAAGAGCTTGAGAAGGGAGAGAAGAAACATGTTATATAG
- a CDS encoding RrF2 family transcriptional regulator — translation MMVSSKGRYALRVMIYLAQNDREELIPLKEIAESQNISMKYLEMIVSLLHKGGMLISGRGKKGGYRLARKSSEYTIGSILKLTEKTLAPVNCLEGGKVTCEKAGYCITLPMWQKLDGIIDDYLETVTLEDLLEGRV, via the coding sequence ATGATGGTTTCATCGAAAGGTCGTTATGCACTTCGGGTAATGATTTATTTAGCTCAGAATGACAGAGAAGAATTAATTCCGTTGAAGGAGATTGCGGAGAGTCAGAATATATCTATGAAGTATCTTGAAATGATCGTAAGCCTTCTTCATAAAGGAGGCATGCTTATAAGTGGTCGTGGCAAGAAAGGCGGGTATCGTCTGGCGAGAAAGTCTTCAGAGTATACGATAGGCTCTATTTTAAAGTTGACAGAGAAGACTTTGGCACCGGTGAATTGTCTCGAAGGAGGCAAGGTGACCTGCGAGAAAGCAGGATATTGTATTACGCTCCCAATGTGGCAGAAGCTGGATGGTATTATTGATGACTATTTAGAGACAGTGACTTTGGAAGATTTACTGGAGGGTCGGGTATAA
- a CDS encoding MATE family efflux transporter: MDQTYMKEKPILPLLLFMAAPMILSMLVNSLYNIIDSIFVAQISEDAMTALSLVFPIQNFVNSVAVGFGIGINVMIAFCLGAGDQLHAHKAASQGFFLSIVHGILLSITGILIMPSFLKLFTHNENILSLGLRYSNIVLLFSIIIHAEITFEKYFQAMGMMVVSMLSMLCGCILNIILDPILIFGLGPFPRLGIEGAAIATGIGQCSTLLIYILFYIIKKPPVKIHRNLLRPEKKICARLYGVGIPAALNMALPSLLISALNAILASISETGVTILGIYYKLQTFLYLSVNGMIQGMRPIIGYNYGAKEYKRVNKIYNLALMIAFGIMAVGTALFMFTPETFMKMFTTQPSTITAGASALRIISCGFIVSSVSVVSSGALEGLGKGNESLAVSLLRYLIIIVPLAFMLSQFFGVSGVWHSFWITEAITAIISYIIYKKALLKK; encoded by the coding sequence ATGGATCAGACTTATATGAAAGAAAAACCGATTCTACCGCTTTTACTTTTTATGGCAGCACCAATGATTTTATCCATGCTGGTAAATTCTCTTTACAACATTATCGACAGTATTTTCGTTGCACAGATCAGCGAAGATGCCATGACCGCACTTTCTCTTGTATTTCCAATACAAAATTTTGTCAACTCTGTTGCGGTCGGTTTCGGCATCGGAATCAATGTTATGATTGCTTTTTGTCTCGGTGCCGGAGACCAGCTTCATGCGCACAAAGCTGCTTCACAGGGATTCTTCCTCTCCATTGTTCACGGAATCCTTTTAAGTATCACAGGCATCCTCATTATGCCTTCATTTTTAAAACTATTTACTCACAATGAAAATATTTTATCGTTAGGGTTACGTTATTCCAATATCGTTCTTCTTTTTTCAATTATTATCCATGCGGAAATCACTTTCGAAAAATACTTTCAGGCGATGGGGATGATGGTTGTCAGCATGCTCAGTATGCTCTGCGGATGTATTCTAAATATTATACTTGACCCGATTCTCATTTTCGGTCTTGGTCCTTTCCCTCGACTTGGAATTGAAGGAGCTGCTATCGCAACCGGAATCGGACAATGTTCCACCCTGCTGATTTACATTTTATTTTATATTATAAAAAAGCCACCTGTAAAAATACATAGAAACCTGCTTCGCCCAGAAAAGAAAATCTGTGCCCGTCTCTATGGAGTAGGAATTCCTGCAGCATTAAATATGGCACTGCCATCTTTGCTTATCTCTGCTTTAAATGCTATCCTTGCATCCATCTCAGAAACAGGAGTTACAATCTTGGGAATCTATTATAAATTGCAGACCTTCTTATATTTGTCTGTCAATGGAATGATTCAGGGGATGCGTCCGATCATCGGATATAATTACGGAGCAAAAGAATATAAACGGGTAAATAAGATTTACAATCTGGCGCTCATGATTGCCTTTGGAATCATGGCTGTCGGAACCGCACTTTTCATGTTCACTCCTGAAACCTTTATGAAAATGTTCACCACGCAGCCTTCCACGATCACAGCCGGTGCCTCCGCTCTTCGAATTATTTCCTGCGGTTTTATCGTCTCTTCCGTATCTGTTGTATCAAGTGGAGCTTTGGAGGGACTCGGTAAAGGAAATGAATCTCTTGCCGTTTCCTTACTTCGTTATCTCATAATCATCGTGCCGTTAGCATTCATGCTAAGCCAATTCTTTGGTGTGTCTGGCGTATGGCACTCCTTCTGGATTACCGAAGCGATTACAGCGATCATATCTTATATTATTTATAAAAAAGCTCTTCTCAAAAAATAA
- a CDS encoding Spy0128 family protein: MKTNTRKIPAVLLLVVLCLAVFPISTFAAGAVEVQIPVSIQTSGETPSPEEDYTVVLQAVDDAPMPSESVLKISGSDKATFPPIQYTTPGIYCYTIKQNSGTNERGHYDQTVYYVRVTVTNGENGDLETVIAAHITGEMTDAKRDILFKNYYEPVESPTESTTETRSTTETRSTTETKPETKPGNSKHITKTKKSKNKVKTGDNTNVALFTILFIASGVGLLLIAISRYRAKYQK; the protein is encoded by the coding sequence ATGAAAACGAATACAAGAAAAATTCCGGCAGTGCTATTGCTTGTAGTTTTATGTCTGGCAGTTTTTCCAATTTCTACTTTTGCAGCAGGTGCTGTTGAAGTGCAAATTCCTGTCAGCATACAAACCTCAGGTGAGACACCTTCTCCGGAGGAAGATTATACGGTTGTGCTTCAGGCAGTAGATGATGCACCGATGCCGTCAGAAAGTGTATTGAAGATCAGTGGAAGTGATAAAGCAACTTTTCCACCAATTCAGTATACAACTCCCGGTATTTACTGCTACACAATAAAACAAAATTCTGGTACAAATGAACGTGGACATTATGATCAGACAGTTTATTATGTAAGAGTTACTGTAACGAACGGAGAAAACGGTGATTTAGAAACAGTGATAGCCGCACATATCACTGGTGAAATGACAGATGCAAAACGAGATATTCTGTTTAAGAATTATTATGAACCTGTAGAATCACCAACAGAAAGTACAACAGAAACAAGAAGCACAACGGAAACGAGAAGTACTACAGAAACAAAACCTGAAACAAAACCAGGTAATAGTAAACATATAACTAAGACAAAGAAAAGCAAAAATAAAGTGAAAACAGGCGATAACACGAATGTTGCCTTGTTTACCATTTTATTTATTGCATCAGGAGTAGGATTATTGCTTATTGCAATCTCACGTTACAGAGCAAAGTATCAGAAATAA
- the srtB gene encoding class B sortase: MDVSRIFLKAANSLLSAVIILFLVIAGAYSGYALWDNMQVYAAVDDIQSQLLKYKPTPGEDNGPTFEELRAINPDVCAWITLDGTKVDYPILQGEDNLTYINKDVYGNFALSGSIFLDVNCDRAFQEKYALLYGHHMAEHKMFGDLDLYEKQKFFDKNRTGTLVLPDRSYKLEIFACIKTSANEDNIFIPQKWQENTDGLLKFTEKNAMYIHQDTMKKIGTSKNYSQILAMSTCSSDYTDARTVILAVMKPYSPEK; encoded by the coding sequence ATGGATGTTTCAAGAATATTTTTAAAAGCAGCCAACTCTCTTCTCAGCGCAGTGATTATTTTATTTCTTGTCATTGCGGGAGCCTATTCCGGATATGCATTGTGGGATAATATGCAGGTGTATGCTGCTGTAGATGACATACAGTCACAATTGTTGAAATATAAACCGACACCAGGTGAGGACAACGGACCGACGTTTGAGGAGCTTCGTGCGATCAATCCGGATGTATGTGCCTGGATTACGTTAGACGGAACAAAGGTTGATTATCCAATCCTTCAGGGAGAAGATAATCTTACTTACATCAACAAAGATGTATATGGTAATTTTGCTCTGTCAGGAAGTATATTTCTTGATGTTAATTGTGACAGGGCATTTCAGGAGAAATATGCGCTGTTGTATGGACATCATATGGCAGAACATAAAATGTTTGGTGATCTTGATTTATACGAGAAGCAGAAATTCTTTGATAAGAACCGGACAGGAACGCTAGTCCTTCCAGATCGTTCTTATAAGCTTGAGATTTTTGCATGTATTAAAACTTCTGCAAATGAGGACAATATTTTTATTCCTCAAAAATGGCAGGAAAACACAGACGGTCTGCTGAAATTTACAGAAAAGAATGCAATGTATATTCATCAGGATACAATGAAAAAAATAGGAACTTCGAAAAATTATTCACAGATTCTTGCCATGTCAACCTGTTCGTCAGATTATACAGATGCAAGAACCGTTATTCTGGCGGTAATGAAGCCTTATTCGCCGGAGAAGTAA
- a CDS encoding DUF7601 domain-containing protein, with translation MKRVKRLFACLLALTMMLGLSATAFAEQATEKVQTPENGGTVTFSKMYTLVGEGTSPAETFAFTVEKAEVKDGGVDAEDQGIPTVRPVTYNQGEATKEGTNKDVTVQLPTYTSVGVYSYTIKETAGTTAGVTYASASVTMKVTVVDNNGTFEIAAVSFTKGTKKLANGEAAFNNTYTANKLSISKTVAGNLGDKSKYFDFKVTLTGENGKTYSLPATITGGSVGSEKQAEVIISGTTTFKLKHLDTIAIENLTAGVTYKVEETTPSDYTKDATGDEGTMNAEAKTAAFTNTKNGDIDTGVYLDNLPYILVFAGVLAIAVVFAVRRRRFED, from the coding sequence ATGAAAAGAGTAAAACGATTATTTGCATGCTTATTAGCACTGACAATGATGCTTGGATTAAGCGCAACAGCATTTGCAGAGCAGGCAACAGAAAAAGTTCAGACACCTGAAAATGGAGGAACAGTTACATTTAGCAAAATGTATACATTAGTTGGAGAAGGAACCTCACCTGCAGAAACATTTGCGTTTACTGTTGAAAAAGCAGAAGTAAAAGATGGTGGTGTGGATGCAGAGGATCAGGGTATACCAACTGTAAGACCTGTTACTTATAATCAGGGAGAAGCAACAAAAGAAGGTACTAACAAAGATGTTACAGTACAATTACCAACTTATACAAGTGTAGGTGTATATTCCTATACGATTAAAGAAACAGCAGGTACAACAGCAGGTGTTACTTATGCTAGCGCATCAGTTACAATGAAAGTTACTGTTGTTGACAATAATGGTACTTTTGAGATTGCAGCAGTTAGCTTTACAAAAGGTACAAAGAAACTTGCCAATGGTGAAGCAGCATTCAATAATACTTATACAGCTAACAAACTTAGTATTAGTAAAACAGTAGCAGGTAATCTTGGTGATAAGTCTAAATATTTCGATTTCAAAGTAACATTAACAGGAGAAAATGGAAAAACATACTCTCTTCCAGCTACAATAACAGGTGGTTCCGTTGGAAGTGAAAAACAGGCTGAAGTTATAATCAGTGGAACAACAACATTCAAATTAAAACATCTTGATACAATCGCAATTGAGAACTTGACAGCAGGTGTTACTTATAAAGTAGAAGAAACAACTCCTTCAGATTATACAAAGGATGCAACGGGTGATGAAGGTACTATGAATGCAGAAGCCAAAACAGCAGCATTTACAAATACTAAAAATGGTGATATCGACACTGGCGTTTATTTAGACAACCTTCCATACATCTTAGTATTCGCAGGTGTATTAGCAATCGCAGTTGTATTTGCTGTAAGAAGACGCAGATTTGAAGACTAA
- the lepB gene encoding signal peptidase I — protein sequence MRAANNRSCSQIIRKRRREAETRNGYIQLFIRIVLVIVCGGLLFTQGFLITRAPDNGMFSAVKGGDLLIGFRLQRTFLKNDVVVYKVNGKEQVGRILGQETDVITLDDSGELLVNGTPQTGEIAFPTYAKKGIKKYPYRVPKGCVFILGDYRTQAKDSRDYGPIKKENVKAKVITVLRRREL from the coding sequence ATGCGGGCTGCAAACAATAGAAGCTGTTCTCAGATAATCCGCAAAAGAAGAAGAGAAGCAGAAACCAGAAATGGTTACATACAGTTGTTTATACGAATCGTATTAGTAATTGTGTGCGGCGGATTATTATTTACACAGGGATTTTTAATTACAAGGGCACCGGATAATGGAATGTTTTCGGCAGTCAAAGGCGGTGACTTGCTCATAGGGTTTCGTTTACAGAGAACTTTCCTGAAAAATGATGTTGTTGTATACAAAGTAAATGGGAAAGAACAGGTAGGAAGAATACTTGGTCAGGAAACAGACGTCATTACATTAGACGACAGTGGAGAGCTGCTTGTTAATGGAACACCACAGACTGGAGAAATCGCATTTCCTACTTATGCAAAAAAAGGAATAAAAAAATATCCGTATAGAGTACCAAAAGGCTGTGTCTTCATACTGGGAGATTACAGAACACAGGCAAAAGACAGCCGTGATTATGGTCCGATTAAGAAGGAAAATGTGAAGGCCAAAGTGATTACAGTACTACGCAGACGAGAACTATAG